In the Rhizobium sp. CB3090 genome, one interval contains:
- a CDS encoding NADH-quinone oxidoreductase subunit A, giving the protein MTGLLSSYIPIAIFIGIAVVIGLALLITPFAVAFKAPDSEKLSAYECGFNAFDDARMKFDIRFYLVSILFIIFDLEVAFLFPWAVSFGAIGWFGFWSMMVFLAVLTIGFIYEWKKGALEWE; this is encoded by the coding sequence ATGACTGGACTGCTCAGTTCCTATATTCCGATAGCTATTTTCATTGGTATTGCCGTGGTGATCGGCCTGGCGTTGTTGATCACGCCGTTTGCCGTCGCCTTCAAGGCGCCTGATTCGGAAAAGCTGTCGGCCTACGAGTGCGGCTTCAACGCATTCGACGACGCCCGCATGAAGTTCGACATCCGCTTCTATCTCGTGTCGATTCTCTTCATCATCTTTGACCTGGAAGTCGCCTTCCTTTTCCCCTGGGCCGTATCCTTCGGTGCGATCGGCTGGTTCGGGTTCTGGTCGATGATGGTGTTCCTGGCGGTGCTGACCATCGGCTTTATTTATGAATGGAAGAAGGGGGCGCTCGAATGGGAGTAG